The genome window CAAAATATAAGGCATATATGCTTTCTTTGTCTGAAGAAGATTTTTTGACCAAAAAAACAAAGCCCTTCTACCATGATAAAGCTTCGACTCAAGCACATTGGCTAGTTGAGGAAGTTTCCCATCTGTTTCATCATCGAGGTCAGTTTTTTAATTGTTTAAAACAGCTTGGCTATGATGTCGACATGTTCGACCTTTATGTTTAAAAGTTGTGATACGGTGCAGACACTTACCCAGGGCGTCAACATGCTCTTCAAGTCCTCCTAAACAAACGTTTCGCGTTTTTTGTGCGAATCATCGTACATTTTTGGCGCTTCTGTGACATAACGATTGGTGGTGCGAATCGCTGTAGGAAACATTAGTGAAGACACAAGCTTTCGCTCATTCCATGTCACTTAAAACCAACTTCATTTTACAAAGGTTCATGGTCCGTTGCCTGTTTTTTAATGTGGGTCATAATTCCTCTGTATCGCGCTTTTTTGTCCCTGCAAATGAGTACAGGCATTGTGTATATCGCTGTTTCTCTATTCGTAGTCCTATACGTTGTTTCCGGGTAAATCGAAAAATTGAAGTAAATTCCAATTGACCCGCATTTTTGCGACAGTTCCACGAGGAGGTCTTCACATGGAAAAAGAACATATTGGCGCATGCGCACGCTGTGGAAGGGATGTCTATTGTCGCGGAGGCGTTGTGGAAGGAGAAGTGCAAAACGATCATTCGCTCGTTTGCCCAAGTTGTATAGACGAAGAAAAAGAGGAAAGCCGTTGATTCCCGTGAAGGAGCAACGGCTTTTTTGATGGGTGAAATAGTAAATGATTCTTTGTCGATCAGACCTACTCGCAAGAAGGCGTTGGGAAAGATTTAATGAGCCTGCCATAGGTTAGAGCACGGCGGTAATGTCGTCGGCGGGGCCGAAAATCTCGAAATGTAAATCATTTTCAGCGACGTCTAAGCCTTTGAGTGACTGATACACTGTTTTCATAAATCCTTTTGGTCCACAGAAATAAAAGGCGGCATCGGTTGTTGGGAGGATGTTTTGCAGCCATTCACGATCGATATGGCCTAGCTTATCATACGTATCGCCTGCGTTCGGGCGATCGTAAATCGTATAGCTCGTAACGTTGTGTGATGCCACAATATCACGCACACGCTCTTTCATCGCATGGATGTTGCCACTTTTGGCAGCATGAATATAAATGACTTGGCGCTCTGGCTGCTTATGGATCACCGTTTCGAGCATACTCATGAGCGGAGTTAAGCCGACGCCACCGCTAATCAGGACGAGCGGACGTGTATCTTCCAGATCAAGGGTGAATTCTCCTGAAGGTGCACTGATCGGCAGGATAGAGCCTTCGTGAATGTCTCGGTGCAAAAAGCTTGATACGACGCCGGCAGGGCCGTTTTCATGACGATCCTCGCGCTTTACGCTAATGCGATACACGTCTTTTCCGGGTGAGGTCGATAAACTGTATTGGCGCAAGTGTGTGTATGGCTCGCCTTCAATATCTGCTTTCACTGTAATGTATTGGCCAGGAAGATAGGACGGAATGGGTTGCCCATCGACAGGCTGGAGGTAAAAGGACGTAATGCAATCGCTTTCGACAATCTTCTTAACGACCTTGAAGTCGCGATAATCGAGCCATCCTCCTGTGTTGACACTCTCCTCATACATCTCTTTTCCACGGAAATGAAGATGTCGGCAATGACTTGATACGCTTTTGCCCAAGCATCGATGATGTCGTCTGTTGCTGCCTCGCCTAAGACGTCTTTGATTGCGATTAATAAGTATTTGCCAACGATTGGATAGTGCTCTGCCTTCACATTCAGACTCGTATGTTTGTGGGCGATCTGCTTCACGTGAGGCAAGATCGTTTCCAATTGATCGATGTTTGCCGCCGCCGCGTATACGGTTTGTGCCAATGCCTTTGACTGTGCGCCTTTGCGTTGGTTCGTCTGGTTAAAAATGTTTTTAAGTTCTGGGTGGTCGCTTAACATGCGTTCGTAAAATCGCTTCGTAATTTCGGTTCCATGCTCCTGTAAGACAGGCACCGTTGCTTTAATCGTTTCTTTCGTCTGTTGATCCAAGCCAGTGGTCGCGTTTGCCATCTTAAACGCTCCTTTTCAAAAAGATGTATTTTAAATATATCTTTATCTTATGGTGAATGATTTTGGAAAACAACAGGGGAAAAGGCGTTTTTTGTGAACATCATGTGAAATGTATAACAATTATAAAATTTCAAATCGTAAGGTTGAAACTATACATAGCTGTCGGTTATTATAAATAGAAATAAAAACGACACTTATGTATAGTTTGAAGCTCGGGTGAAAAAGGAGGCGATCGTGCTGGCGCCAAAAGTAAGTGATGACTATAAAAGAAAACGAAAAGAAGCGTTGCTGCAAGCGGCGAAGACCGTCTTTATGAAGAAGGGTTATGCCCGTACGTCGATGCAAGACATTATGGACGAAGCTGAGATTTCCCGTGGCGCATTTTATGGCTATTTTAACAATATTGCGCACGTCTTCCTGGAAGTGCTACAAAAAGAGGACGCGCGCGACTTGCAATGTTTTACTCCTAGCATGCTAGAGCCGATATGGCCGCAGCTGAAGAAGTGGATTGCAGAGCTTCGGGTACGTGTTGATGCTCTGGATGATACGTTGCTCTTTGCGCAAGCCGAGTTTTTCTTAACCTCAACGTATGTACAAAATAAAGCGGCGTATCCATACATCACTGAACGCTATCAGCGAATGGCACGTACGATTGCAGCAGCCATTAGAGAGGGAGAGAAGCGCGGGGAATGCAAACCCCAACTGCACGCAGACGCGATCGCGCATTTTATGATGTCGTTTGTCGACGGTTTTCTCTTAGACACGTTTCAATATGGGGTTGATAAAACAAAAGTAGATGAGCAATTCACGGCATTTTTATTTTCTTTGGAACAAATGCTTAAGCCGAAAATAGAAAAGGAGTGAGCGCGGTGTTGTTTACAGCAAAAAGAGTAAGGTTAAGGAAGATGACGACGGATGATACCAGCCTTTATCATGAGTGGCGTAACGATCTGGACGTGATGCAAGCAACCAATCCGTCGTTGGATGTGTACTCATATGCAGAGACGAAGGCCTTTGTTGAGGGGATTGTGAGCGGTTCGTCCGGAAAAAGCTACATCATTATGGAGCGAGACAATGATCAACCGATCGGTGTGACAGCGTTGACTCAGATCGACGCTAAGAACAGGAGCGCCGAATGTATTATTGATATCGGAAAGCAAAATTTTTGGGGAAAAGGCTACGGGGCAGAAGCGATGCAGCTGCTTCTAGATTATGCCTTCTTGGAAATGAACTTACACCGCGTGTCACTGCGCGTATTCTCGTTTAACGAGCGCGCCATCCGCCTTTATGAGAAGCTCGGCTTTCAGCACGAAGGCAAGGCGCGCGAAGCGTTGTTTAGAAACGGTAGGTGGCATGATATCGTCTACATGGGGATGCTGCAAGGAGAATTTGAGCAGGCAAAACATCGCTAAAAGCATTCAGCTGATCAGTGAATAGCGTTTCAAACTATGAGAATATAGGTATATCAATAGATGCGAAAGAGA of Litoribacterium kuwaitense contains these proteins:
- a CDS encoding TetR family transcriptional regulator, whose protein sequence is MLAPKVSDDYKRKRKEALLQAAKTVFMKKGYARTSMQDIMDEAEISRGAFYGYFNNIAHVFLEVLQKEDARDLQCFTPSMLEPIWPQLKKWIAELRVRVDALDDTLLFAQAEFFLTSTYVQNKAAYPYITERYQRMARTIAAAIREGEKRGECKPQLHADAIAHFMMSFVDGFLLDTFQYGVDKTKVDEQFTAFLFSLEQMLKPKIEKE
- a CDS encoding GNAT family N-acetyltransferase produces the protein MLFTAKRVRLRKMTTDDTSLYHEWRNDLDVMQATNPSLDVYSYAETKAFVEGIVSGSSGKSYIIMERDNDQPIGVTALTQIDAKNRSAECIIDIGKQNFWGKGYGAEAMQLLLDYAFLEMNLHRVSLRVFSFNERAIRLYEKLGFQHEGKAREALFRNGRWHDIVYMGMLQGEFEQAKHR